From Alkalidesulfovibrio alkalitolerans DSM 16529, a single genomic window includes:
- a CDS encoding TRAP transporter substrate-binding protein, protein MRTLAVLLATLLFAAGLASQPLAARTLSYANFPPASTVPCVQMERWAEEVQKRTNGAITVKTYPGSTLLTARNMLRGVQTGQADIGCISMSYQPGAFPFSFALSQPVGFTSATTASVTLWKMFEKYKPQEFEAVKVVAMFTSAPSNLMSRVPVKTLDDMKGLEIRGAGNLSDVLARLGAVPVSMPMPETPEAVQKGVVKGLLTSFEVLKDMNFAEMCRYQTVMNLPVYPFAVIMNKRTWDSLPKDVQKVIDDLALEQAEWTGKYWDAHVQTALDWSKETYGIEVYDLSEADQSAMMQAVAPLIDAWKVEARTAGLDPEAILKDIETFKAEAEAAYGK, encoded by the coding sequence ATGCGCACTCTCGCCGTTCTCCTGGCCACGCTGCTGTTCGCGGCGGGCCTCGCCTCCCAGCCGCTGGCGGCCAGAACCCTGAGCTACGCCAACTTCCCGCCCGCGTCCACCGTGCCGTGCGTGCAGATGGAGCGCTGGGCCGAGGAGGTGCAAAAGCGCACCAACGGGGCCATCACGGTCAAGACCTACCCCGGCAGCACCCTGCTCACGGCGCGCAACATGCTGCGCGGCGTGCAGACCGGCCAGGCCGACATCGGCTGCATCTCCATGTCGTACCAGCCGGGCGCGTTCCCGTTCTCTTTCGCGCTCAGCCAGCCCGTGGGCTTCACCTCGGCCACCACGGCCTCGGTCACGCTGTGGAAGATGTTCGAGAAATATAAGCCCCAGGAGTTCGAGGCCGTCAAGGTCGTCGCCATGTTCACCTCCGCGCCCTCGAACCTCATGTCGCGGGTGCCGGTCAAGACCCTCGACGACATGAAGGGCCTTGAGATCCGTGGCGCGGGCAACCTCTCCGACGTGCTCGCCCGCCTTGGCGCGGTGCCGGTCTCCATGCCCATGCCCGAGACGCCCGAGGCCGTGCAAAAGGGCGTGGTCAAGGGGCTCCTGACTTCCTTCGAGGTTCTGAAGGACATGAATTTCGCCGAGATGTGCCGCTACCAGACAGTCATGAACCTGCCGGTCTATCCCTTTGCGGTCATCATGAACAAGCGCACCTGGGATTCCCTGCCCAAGGACGTGCAAAAGGTCATCGACGACCTCGCCCTTGAGCAGGCCGAATGGACCGGCAAGTATTGGGATGCGCACGTGCAGACCGCACTCGACTGGTCCAAGGAGACCTACGGCATCGAAGTCTACGATCTTTCCGAAGCGGACCAGTCGGCCATGATGCAGGCCGTGGCCCCGCTCATCGACGCCTGGAAGGTCGAGGCCCGGACCGCGGGACTCGATCCCGAGGCCATCCTCAAGGACATCGAAACCTTCAAGGCCGAGGCCGAAGCCGCCTACGGCAAATAG
- the pgi gene encoding glucose-6-phosphate isomerase yields the protein MRLTESPAYTALTRHSETMRKTHMRDLFAADPGRFAAMHLTLGDILFDYSKNRVTAETLRLLLDLARQEKVEERREAMFAGEKINVTEGRAVLHTALRNRSDRPVLVNGRDVMPEVRMVLARMRGFCKAVRSGSWKGFTGKAIENVVNIGIGGSDLGPQMVCQALAHYARPDLRVHFVSNVDGTHVMETLAQVDPETTLFLVASKTFTTQETMTNAHTARDWLLAHARDEAAVSRHFAALSTNEKAVRAFGIDPDNMFGFWDWVGGRYSLWSAIGLSIALYVGMDRFEELLDGAFAADEHFRSAPLEQNIPVLMALLGIWYNNFLGAQTHAILPYDQYLARFAAYFQQGDMESNGKRVRLDGQPVDYQTGPVVWGEPGTNGQHAFYQLIHQGTKLIPCDFLMPARSLNPVGEHHAILASNFLAQTEALMRGKTEDEARAELERQGLSDEAIERLLPHKVFPGNKPTNSFLFRVLDPKTLGTLIALYEHKIFVQGAIWNVNSFDQWGVELGKQLANAILPELEDDAPATGHDSSTNGLIDWFKKLR from the coding sequence ATGCGCCTCACCGAATCCCCCGCCTACACCGCCCTGACCCGCCACAGCGAGACGATGCGCAAGACGCACATGCGCGACCTCTTCGCCGCCGATCCGGGGCGTTTCGCGGCCATGCACCTCACGCTCGGCGACATCCTCTTCGACTACTCCAAGAACCGCGTCACGGCCGAGACCTTGCGCCTGCTCCTCGACCTGGCCCGCCAGGAAAAGGTGGAGGAGCGCCGCGAGGCCATGTTCGCGGGCGAGAAGATCAACGTCACCGAGGGCCGCGCGGTGCTGCACACCGCCCTGCGCAACCGTTCGGACAGGCCTGTGCTCGTGAACGGCCGCGACGTGATGCCAGAGGTGCGGATGGTGCTCGCGCGCATGCGCGGCTTCTGCAAGGCCGTGCGCTCGGGCTCATGGAAAGGGTTCACGGGCAAGGCCATCGAAAACGTGGTCAACATCGGCATCGGAGGCTCGGACCTCGGCCCGCAGATGGTCTGCCAAGCCCTGGCCCACTACGCCCGGCCCGACCTGCGCGTGCACTTCGTCTCCAACGTGGACGGCACCCACGTCATGGAGACCCTGGCCCAGGTGGACCCCGAGACCACCCTCTTCCTCGTGGCCTCCAAGACCTTCACGACCCAGGAGACCATGACCAACGCGCACACCGCGCGCGACTGGCTCCTGGCCCACGCCCGGGACGAGGCGGCCGTGTCGCGCCACTTCGCGGCCCTGTCCACGAACGAAAAGGCCGTGCGCGCCTTCGGCATCGACCCGGACAACATGTTCGGCTTCTGGGACTGGGTGGGCGGCCGCTATTCGCTGTGGTCGGCCATCGGCCTTTCCATCGCGCTCTACGTGGGCATGGACCGCTTCGAAGAGCTGCTCGACGGGGCCTTCGCGGCGGACGAGCATTTCCGCTCAGCGCCGCTTGAGCAGAACATCCCCGTGCTCATGGCCCTGCTCGGCATATGGTACAACAACTTCCTCGGCGCGCAGACCCACGCCATCCTGCCCTACGACCAGTATCTGGCGCGCTTCGCGGCCTATTTCCAGCAGGGCGACATGGAATCCAACGGCAAGCGCGTGCGCCTGGACGGCCAGCCCGTGGACTACCAGACCGGCCCCGTGGTCTGGGGCGAACCCGGCACCAACGGCCAGCACGCCTTTTACCAGCTCATCCACCAGGGCACCAAGCTCATCCCCTGCGACTTCCTGATGCCCGCGCGCTCGCTCAACCCCGTGGGCGAGCACCACGCCATCCTGGCCTCGAATTTCCTGGCCCAGACCGAGGCGCTGATGCGCGGCAAGACCGAGGACGAGGCGCGGGCCGAACTTGAACGGCAGGGGCTTTCGGACGAGGCGATCGAGCGCCTGTTGCCGCACAAGGTCTTCCCCGGCAACAAGCCCACCAACTCCTTCCTCTTCCGCGTCCTCGACCCGAAGACGCTGGGCACGCTCATCGCGCTCTACGAGCACAAGATTTTCGTGCAGGGCGCGATCTGGAACGTGAACTCCTTCGACCAGTGGGGCGTGGAGCTCGGCAAGCAGCTCGCAAACGCCATCCTGCCCGAACTGGAGGACGACGCCCCGGCCACGGGCCACGACTCCTCGACCAACGGCCTGATAGACTGGTTCAAGAAGCTGCGCTGA
- a CDS encoding TIGR00730 family Rossman fold protein, which translates to MKNICVFLGANHGLDPAYAATARLLGAELVRRGLGLVYGGSAVGLMRVLADAVMEAGGEATGVIPKALFDKEIGHTGLTSLEVVDSMHQRKARMAELSDAFVALPGGIGTLEELFEVFTWAQLGFHAKPCGLLDVNGYYSGLCAFLDHVRDQGFMKDAHRGMLLCDADASRLLDRLADYEPPRVQKWVRQPTQL; encoded by the coding sequence ATGAAAAACATCTGCGTCTTTCTCGGCGCCAATCACGGTCTGGACCCGGCCTACGCGGCCACTGCCCGGCTTCTGGGCGCGGAACTCGTCCGGCGTGGCCTTGGCCTTGTCTACGGCGGCTCGGCCGTGGGGCTGATGCGCGTCCTGGCCGACGCGGTCATGGAAGCGGGCGGCGAGGCCACGGGCGTCATCCCCAAGGCGCTCTTCGACAAGGAGATCGGCCACACCGGCCTGACGAGCCTTGAGGTGGTGGACTCCATGCACCAGCGGAAGGCTCGCATGGCCGAGCTTTCCGACGCCTTCGTGGCCCTGCCCGGCGGCATCGGCACCCTGGAGGAACTTTTCGAGGTCTTCACCTGGGCGCAGCTCGGGTTCCACGCCAAGCCCTGCGGCCTGCTCGACGTCAACGGCTACTATTCGGGCCTGTGCGCCTTCCTCGACCACGTGCGCGACCAGGGATTCATGAAGGACGCCCACCGGGGCATGCTTTTGTGCGACGCCGACGCCTCGCGCCTTCTGGACCGCCTGGCGGACTACGAGCCGCCGCGCGTGCAGAAGTGGGTGCGCCAGCCGACGCAGCTTTAG
- a CDS encoding RsmB/NOP family class I SAM-dependent RNA methyltransferase, translating into MSRANRSFRLVCEPGEAAAVEAWLAAQGFAFEAEPFHPLCRVCTLEPFALGDSQAARFGYIYIQDRSSMLPPLALAPAQGSCVLDMCAAPGSKTGFLAQLTGRAGFVLGNEPGHGRLPTLRQNLRRMNLVQAATCSYPGESLPLRDESWDFIQLDPPCSGWGTEAKNPEVRAIWTPEKTGPLVSLQRKLLARAASLLAPGGRALYSTCTTNVEENEAQTLFAMDELGLDLSPLAPPPGFALDAPMLGLSGVVRTDMTAGEGQGFYLALLQKPGSDEPHPDKGAQAAPSLPGRRLDPARLDCPNDPAPAFERLPPGEIWDFAGAAFFLPRAALGLPPGFRWQGFPLGKIVKNRFRPDPRCRALLPPWREGAGLNLTDPAGLSALLSGQSIAAPPGAGLYFHGLPLGWLTRKGKRAIW; encoded by the coding sequence GTGAGCCGGGCCAACCGTTCCTTTCGTCTGGTCTGCGAGCCCGGCGAGGCCGCGGCCGTCGAGGCCTGGCTCGCGGCGCAGGGCTTCGCCTTCGAAGCCGAGCCCTTCCACCCCCTGTGCCGGGTCTGCACGCTCGAACCCTTCGCCCTGGGCGACTCCCAGGCCGCGCGCTTCGGCTACATCTACATCCAGGACCGCTCCTCCATGCTCCCGCCGCTGGCGCTGGCCCCGGCGCAGGGCTCGTGTGTGCTCGACATGTGCGCCGCGCCCGGCTCCAAGACCGGCTTTTTGGCCCAGCTCACGGGGCGCGCGGGTTTCGTGCTCGGCAACGAGCCTGGCCACGGCCGCCTGCCCACGCTGCGCCAGAACCTGCGCCGCATGAACCTGGTCCAGGCCGCCACCTGCTCCTATCCGGGCGAGTCCCTGCCGCTTCGCGACGAAAGCTGGGACTTCATCCAACTCGACCCGCCCTGCTCGGGCTGGGGCACCGAGGCCAAGAACCCGGAAGTGCGCGCCATCTGGACCCCGGAGAAGACCGGGCCGCTCGTGTCCCTGCAACGAAAGCTCCTGGCCCGCGCGGCCTCGCTGCTCGCGCCGGGCGGCCGCGCGCTCTACTCCACCTGCACCACCAACGTGGAGGAGAACGAGGCCCAGACGCTTTTCGCCATGGACGAACTCGGCCTCGATCTTTCGCCCCTCGCTCCGCCGCCCGGCTTCGCGCTCGATGCGCCGATGCTGGGGCTCTCGGGCGTGGTGCGCACGGACATGACCGCAGGAGAGGGCCAGGGCTTCTATCTCGCGCTGCTGCAAAAGCCCGGTTCGGACGAGCCGCACCCCGACAAGGGCGCGCAAGCCGCCCCGAGCCTGCCCGGCCGCCGCCTTGATCCGGCGCGCCTCGACTGCCCGAACGATCCCGCCCCGGCCTTCGAGCGCCTGCCGCCGGGCGAGATATGGGATTTCGCGGGCGCGGCCTTCTTCCTGCCGCGCGCGGCGCTCGGCCTGCCGCCGGGATTTCGCTGGCAGGGCTTCCCGCTTGGCAAGATCGTCAAGAACCGCTTCCGCCCCGATCCGCGCTGCCGCGCGCTCCTGCCTCCCTGGCGCGAGGGCGCGGGCCTGAACCTGACCGACCCAGCCGGGCTTTCGGCCCTGCTCTCGGGCCAGAGCATCGCTGCCCCGCCGGGCGCGGGCCTTTATTTCCACGGCCTGCCGCTGGGCTGGCTGACTCGCAAGGGCAAGCGCGCCATCTGGTAG
- a CDS encoding methyl-accepting chemotaxis protein: MHPAVVATVLATVAALAGAAVGRLAHDGSLFFIFAAVVAAVFGGAAFLLVQRAVAAPLAALVKAAENLAQEKGIALPDVAGPLAPAAAAVQTLAEALESSRERVQVAEAQAEKWRKANKLSVAGAQKAKRRDTITKQSMLEAAGTLKEVSDSITTFAASLATDTGKVSEGAQVQRGRVESAAAAVEEMNATNMEVARSAQSAAEIAERTRGTAVRGAEVVSNSVSAIRELTGVMQGLRTDMEALGGKAESIGQVMTVIGDIADQTNLLALNAAIEAARAGEAGRGFAVVADEVRKLAEKTMSATKEVETVIRGIQEGSAKSLSSMAQAATAMTSAEESSGRSGEMLSEIVELANSTSDQMRAIAAASSQQSAASEDVARNMENLSRFSAETASDMTGAMESITRLDAQIQELVKLGGVFRIIAEGKVLAEVEQMAGNKDIASLDRARAEKAMRGYVDRLSFLELLYLTDGTGRQVTENIAPKDFKGASHASALGKNWSSRPWYKGAVENKETFLSSIYVSDASGDYCLTVSVPIMENGEVAGVLGADIKLFG, encoded by the coding sequence ATGCATCCAGCCGTCGTCGCAACCGTCCTCGCCACCGTAGCCGCCCTTGCGGGCGCAGCCGTTGGACGGCTCGCGCACGACGGATCGCTTTTCTTCATATTCGCGGCCGTTGTTGCGGCCGTGTTCGGCGGCGCGGCCTTCCTCCTCGTCCAAAGAGCCGTTGCCGCGCCTCTGGCCGCCCTGGTCAAGGCGGCCGAAAACCTGGCCCAGGAAAAAGGCATCGCCCTGCCCGACGTTGCAGGCCCCCTGGCCCCGGCGGCCGCGGCGGTCCAGACGCTTGCCGAGGCCCTGGAGTCCTCGCGCGAACGCGTCCAGGTGGCCGAGGCGCAGGCCGAGAAATGGCGCAAGGCCAACAAGCTCTCCGTGGCCGGAGCGCAAAAGGCCAAACGCCGCGACACCATCACCAAGCAAAGCATGCTCGAGGCCGCCGGAACCCTGAAGGAGGTCTCGGACTCCATCACCACCTTTGCGGCTTCCCTGGCCACGGACACCGGCAAGGTCAGCGAGGGCGCTCAGGTGCAGCGCGGCCGCGTGGAGAGCGCGGCGGCCGCCGTGGAGGAAATGAACGCCACCAACATGGAGGTAGCGAGAAGCGCCCAGAGCGCGGCCGAAATCGCCGAACGCACGCGGGGCACCGCCGTGCGGGGAGCCGAGGTCGTCAGCAACTCCGTGTCCGCCATCCGCGAACTGACTGGCGTGATGCAGGGGCTTCGAACCGACATGGAGGCCCTGGGAGGCAAGGCCGAGAGCATCGGCCAGGTCATGACCGTGATCGGGGACATCGCCGACCAGACCAACCTCCTGGCCCTGAACGCGGCCATCGAGGCCGCCCGCGCGGGCGAGGCGGGCCGGGGCTTTGCCGTGGTCGCGGACGAAGTCAGGAAACTCGCCGAGAAGACCATGTCCGCCACCAAGGAGGTGGAGACGGTCATCCGGGGCATCCAGGAGGGGTCGGCCAAGAGCCTATCCTCCATGGCCCAGGCCGCGACCGCCATGACCAGCGCCGAGGAGTCCTCCGGACGCTCGGGCGAGATGCTTTCCGAGATCGTGGAACTGGCCAACTCCACCTCGGACCAGATGCGCGCCATCGCCGCGGCCAGTTCGCAGCAATCGGCGGCCAGCGAGGATGTGGCCCGCAACATGGAGAACCTGTCGCGCTTTTCGGCCGAGACGGCCAGCGACATGACCGGCGCCATGGAATCCATCACCAGGCTCGACGCCCAGATCCAGGAGTTGGTCAAGCTCGGCGGGGTCTTTCGGATCATCGCCGAGGGCAAGGTTCTGGCCGAGGTGGAACAGATGGCAGGCAACAAGGACATCGCGAGCCTGGACCGCGCGCGGGCCGAAAAGGCCATGCGCGGCTATGTGGATCGCCTCTCGTTCCTGGAGTTGCTCTACCTCACGGACGGCACGGGCCGCCAGGTGACCGAGAACATCGCGCCCAAGGATTTCAAGGGCGCCAGTCATGCCTCGGCCCTCGGCAAGAACTGGTCCTCGCGGCCCTGGTACAAGGGCGCGGTCGAGAACAAGGAAACGTTCCTTTCCTCGATCTACGTCTCCGACGCTTCTGGCGACTACTGCCTGACGGTCTCCGTGCCGATCATGGAGAACGGCGAGGTCGCGGGCGTGCTCGGCGCGGACATCAAGCTCTTCGGCTAG